From a region of the Rhodococcus sp. 4CII genome:
- a CDS encoding phosphatase PAP2 family protein, whose translation MSSASSEVQILQTIQSTIASRPGVVSTARGMSHFGEHALGWVAVAGLGAAVDKPRRRQWAGVAVGAVGAHAASIVIKRVVRRPRPNDPSIQVNVSTPSKLSFPSSHATSTTAAAVLLGRLTGLPLPALLVPPMLLSRLVLGVHYPTDVLAGSALGAASAVAVLKAEQKFGEK comes from the coding sequence GTGTCTTCGGCATCAAGTGAGGTCCAGATCCTGCAGACCATCCAGTCGACCATCGCGAGCCGACCCGGCGTCGTCTCGACCGCACGCGGGATGTCCCACTTCGGTGAGCACGCCCTCGGGTGGGTGGCCGTCGCCGGACTCGGCGCCGCGGTCGACAAGCCCCGCCGCCGTCAGTGGGCGGGCGTCGCGGTGGGTGCCGTCGGCGCGCACGCGGCCTCGATCGTGATCAAGCGAGTCGTCCGCCGCCCCCGGCCGAACGACCCGTCGATCCAGGTCAACGTGTCGACGCCCAGCAAATTGAGCTTCCCGTCCTCGCACGCCACGTCCACGACCGCGGCTGCCGTGCTGCTCGGCCGCCTCACCGGGCTACCCTTGCCTGCGTTGTTGGTACCGCCGATGCTGCTCTCCCGGCTCGTTCTGGGAGTGCATTACCCGACCGATGTGCTCGCCGGATCTGCCCTGGGGGCCGCCTCCGCGGTCGCGGTGCTGAAGGCCGAGCAGAAGTTTGGAGAGAAATGA
- a CDS encoding glycosyltransferase: MSARHLLESEKVTEDTPLLGKSLLQRVILPRAGEPLDVRTLYLEEAKTNSRRAHSLSRTSLSVGAESEASFCTYFNAFPASYWRRWSTLSSVVLRLELSGHGRIDVYRSKADSSRIHVEGREFQDSDAALEFEVELAPFEDGGWIWFDITSDTEVVLESAGWYAPVEAPGAATVAVGIPTFNRPTDCVKALTALASDELVMDVVKAVIIPDQGTRKVKDEPGFAEAADALGDRLAIHDQANLGGSGGYSRIMYEALKTTDCQHILFMDDDIEIEPDSILRALAMSRFAKTPMLVGGQMLNLQERSHLHSMGEVVDRSIFMWTAAPNVEYDHDFSRYPLSDRENSRLLHRRIDVDYNGWWMCMIPRQAAEELGQPLPLFIKWDDAEYGLRARNAGYPTVTMPGAAIWHMAWSDKDDAIDWQAYFHLRNRLVVASLHMPGNGRGLVINTVKATIKHLLCLEYSTVAIQNQAIADFLQGPEHIFELLPTALGNVHAMRKEYPDAVVLPSSTSLPLPSGAEVGAVGEPRNPLAKIVRLGKGLVHNVKPAHEEHHERPQLNVPTLDARWFLLSQVDGVTVTTADGRGVVYRKRNPKQALELLKEAIRLRRELAQRFPELKREYQDAVPALTSKERWERVFGIK; the protein is encoded by the coding sequence ATGAGCGCCCGGCATCTGCTCGAATCCGAGAAGGTCACCGAGGACACTCCGTTACTGGGCAAGTCGCTGCTGCAGCGGGTGATCCTGCCGCGTGCCGGCGAGCCGCTCGACGTCCGCACCCTCTATCTGGAGGAGGCGAAGACCAACAGCCGCCGCGCGCATTCGCTGTCGCGGACATCGCTGTCGGTGGGCGCCGAGTCGGAGGCGTCGTTCTGCACCTACTTCAACGCGTTCCCGGCCAGCTACTGGCGCCGGTGGAGCACGCTGAGCTCCGTGGTGCTGCGGCTCGAGCTGTCGGGACACGGCCGCATCGACGTGTACCGGTCGAAGGCCGACTCGTCGCGCATCCACGTCGAAGGTCGCGAATTCCAGGACAGTGATGCCGCGCTGGAGTTCGAGGTCGAGCTCGCCCCATTCGAGGACGGCGGCTGGATCTGGTTCGACATCACCTCCGACACCGAGGTGGTGCTGGAGAGCGCCGGCTGGTACGCGCCGGTCGAGGCTCCCGGTGCGGCCACCGTCGCCGTCGGCATCCCCACGTTCAACCGACCGACCGACTGCGTCAAGGCACTCACGGCGCTGGCGTCCGACGAACTCGTCATGGACGTGGTCAAGGCCGTCATCATCCCGGATCAGGGCACCCGAAAGGTCAAGGACGAGCCCGGCTTCGCGGAGGCGGCGGACGCCCTCGGTGACCGGCTGGCCATCCACGACCAGGCGAACCTCGGCGGGTCCGGCGGCTACAGCCGGATCATGTACGAGGCGTTGAAGACCACCGACTGCCAGCACATCCTGTTCATGGACGACGACATCGAGATCGAGCCCGACTCGATCCTGCGCGCGCTCGCCATGTCCCGGTTCGCGAAGACGCCGATGCTCGTCGGCGGGCAGATGCTGAACCTCCAGGAGCGCAGCCACCTGCACTCGATGGGCGAGGTGGTCGACCGGTCCATCTTCATGTGGACGGCCGCACCCAACGTCGAGTACGACCACGACTTCTCCCGTTACCCGCTCAGCGACCGCGAGAACTCGCGCCTGCTGCACCGCCGGATCGACGTCGACTACAACGGCTGGTGGATGTGCATGATCCCGCGGCAGGCCGCCGAGGAACTCGGTCAGCCGCTGCCGCTGTTCATCAAGTGGGACGACGCCGAATACGGTCTGCGCGCCCGGAACGCCGGCTACCCGACCGTCACCATGCCCGGTGCCGCGATCTGGCACATGGCGTGGAGCGACAAGGACGACGCCATCGACTGGCAGGCGTACTTCCACCTGAGGAACCGGCTCGTCGTCGCCTCCCTGCACATGCCGGGCAACGGCCGCGGGCTCGTGATCAACACCGTCAAGGCCACGATCAAGCACCTCCTGTGCCTGGAATACTCGACGGTCGCGATCCAGAACCAGGCCATCGCCGACTTCCTGCAAGGCCCCGAGCACATCTTCGAACTGCTCCCCACCGCGCTCGGCAACGTCCACGCAATGCGTAAGGAGTATCCGGACGCCGTGGTCCTGCCGTCGTCGACGAGCCTGCCGCTGCCCTCGGGCGCCGAGGTCGGCGCCGTCGGGGAACCCCGCAACCCGCTCGCGAAGATCGTGCGACTCGGCAAGGGCCTGGTCCACAACGTGAAGCCGGCGCACGAGGAGCACCACGAGCGCCCGCAGCTCAACGTCCCCACCCTCGACGCGCGATGGTTCCTACTGTCGCAGGTGGACGGCGTCACCGTCACCACCGCGGACGGGCGAGGAGTCGTCTACCGCAAGCGCAACCCCAAGCAGGCACTCGAACTGCTGAAGGAAGCCATCCGGCTGCGCCGCGAACTCGCGCAGCGGTTCCCCGAACTCAAGCGTGAGTACCAGGACGCGGTTCCTGCCCTGACCAGCAAGGAGAGGTGGGAACGTGTCTTCGGCATCAAGTGA
- the glf gene encoding UDP-galactopyranose mutase: protein MTAATPETTAPGRYDLIVVGSGFFGLTVAERAATQLGKRVLVLDRRHHLGGNAYSEAEPETGIEIHKYGAHLFHTSNKRVWDYVTQFTDFTNYQHRVFALHKGQAYQFPMGLGLVSQFFGRYFTPDEARKLIAEQSSEIDSASASNLEEKAISLIGRPLYEAFVRDYTAKQWQTDPKNLPAGNITRLPVRYTFDNRYFNDTYEGLPVDGYTAWLENMAKDPKIEVRLETDWFDVRDDLRAESPGAPVVYTGPLDRYFDYSEGELGWRTLDFETEVLDTGDFQGTPVMNYNDADVPFTRIHEFRHFHPERDYPKDKTVIMREFSRFAESKDEPYYPINTPDDRAKLGAYRDRAKEEMSTNKVLFGGRLGTYQYLDMHMAIASALSMFDNSLRPHFESGADLVGDAE from the coding sequence GTGACCGCTGCAACCCCAGAGACAACCGCCCCTGGCCGGTACGACCTCATCGTCGTCGGCTCGGGATTTTTCGGACTGACCGTCGCCGAGCGTGCAGCAACACAGCTGGGTAAGCGTGTGCTGGTGCTCGACCGTCGTCACCACCTGGGCGGAAACGCCTATTCGGAGGCCGAGCCCGAGACCGGAATCGAGATCCACAAGTACGGAGCGCACCTGTTCCACACCTCGAACAAGAGGGTGTGGGACTACGTCACCCAGTTCACCGATTTCACGAACTACCAGCACCGGGTGTTCGCACTCCACAAGGGGCAGGCGTACCAGTTCCCGATGGGGCTGGGCCTGGTGTCGCAGTTCTTCGGGCGCTACTTCACCCCGGACGAGGCGCGGAAGCTGATCGCCGAGCAGTCGAGTGAGATCGACTCCGCGTCCGCGTCCAACCTGGAGGAGAAGGCGATCTCCCTGATCGGTCGTCCGCTGTACGAGGCGTTCGTGCGCGACTACACGGCCAAGCAGTGGCAGACGGACCCGAAGAACCTGCCCGCGGGGAACATCACCCGGCTGCCGGTGCGGTACACGTTCGACAACCGCTACTTCAACGACACGTACGAGGGCTTGCCCGTCGACGGCTACACCGCGTGGCTCGAGAACATGGCTAAGGACCCGAAGATCGAGGTCCGGCTCGAGACCGACTGGTTCGACGTCCGCGACGACCTGCGCGCAGAGAGCCCCGGCGCCCCCGTCGTCTACACCGGACCCCTCGATCGCTACTTCGACTACTCCGAAGGCGAGCTGGGCTGGCGCACCCTCGACTTCGAGACCGAGGTGCTGGACACCGGTGACTTCCAGGGAACCCCGGTCATGAACTACAACGACGCCGACGTGCCCTTCACCCGGATCCACGAGTTCCGCCACTTCCACCCGGAGCGGGACTACCCGAAGGACAAGACGGTCATCATGCGGGAGTTCTCCCGGTTCGCCGAGAGCAAGGACGAGCCGTACTACCCGATCAACACCCCGGACGACCGCGCGAAGCTCGGCGCCTACCGCGACCGCGCCAAGGAAGAGATGTCCACGAACAAGGTCCTGTTCGGTGGCCGTCTCGGCACCTACCAGTACCTGGACATGCACATGGCGATCGCCAGTGCGCTCTCGATGTTCGACAACTCCCTGCGTCCGCATTTCGAATCGGGTGCCGACCTCGTGGGGGATGCCGAATGA
- a CDS encoding glycosyltransferase: MRIVQLANFYGPRSGGLRTALHNWGQGYVGRGHEVILVVPGQRDCEELLPSGVLRITRSAPTIPATGGYRVVNPRRVADVVSGLRPDVLEVSDRLTLRGFGGWAGARGVRSVVVSHERLDRLLGQVVPRRVARSWADVANRRMARNYDAVVCTTDFASEEFTRIGAPNLYRVPLGVDLTMFHPGKHDQVMRDSFADPAQRFLLHCGRLSVEKQVERSIDAVRLLRRQGHDARLVIAGDGPRRESLQYRARGLPVHFTGFISDKGRLASLFASADVSLAPGPHETFCLSALESLAAGTPVVASQSSALAEIITPGCGALARDRGPAFADAVSGVLEIPSRTRRASARRRAEDFGWAESVDGMLAVLEGTGPPCPA; the protein is encoded by the coding sequence GTGCGCATCGTCCAGCTGGCGAACTTCTACGGACCGCGGTCGGGTGGACTCCGCACCGCCCTCCACAACTGGGGTCAGGGGTACGTCGGACGCGGACACGAGGTGATCCTCGTCGTCCCAGGTCAGCGCGACTGCGAGGAGCTGTTGCCGAGCGGGGTCCTGCGGATCACGCGCTCGGCTCCCACCATCCCGGCGACCGGGGGATATCGCGTCGTCAACCCGCGCCGGGTCGCCGATGTCGTGAGCGGTCTGCGTCCCGATGTCCTCGAGGTGTCCGACCGGCTCACGCTGCGAGGTTTCGGGGGCTGGGCCGGGGCCCGCGGGGTTCGCAGCGTGGTCGTGTCACACGAACGCCTCGACCGGTTGCTCGGCCAGGTCGTCCCCCGTCGGGTGGCTCGCAGCTGGGCCGACGTCGCGAACCGCCGGATGGCGCGGAACTACGACGCCGTGGTCTGCACGACCGACTTCGCCAGCGAGGAGTTCACCCGGATCGGTGCCCCCAACCTGTACCGGGTTCCGCTCGGTGTCGATCTCACGATGTTCCACCCCGGCAAACACGACCAGGTGATGCGCGACTCCTTCGCCGACCCGGCGCAGCGCTTCCTGTTGCACTGCGGCCGGTTGTCGGTGGAGAAGCAGGTGGAGCGGAGCATCGACGCGGTCCGGTTGCTGCGCCGCCAGGGTCACGACGCCCGGCTCGTCATCGCCGGCGACGGCCCCCGGCGCGAATCCCTGCAGTACCGGGCTCGGGGACTTCCCGTGCACTTCACCGGGTTCATCAGCGACAAGGGCCGCTTGGCGTCGCTGTTCGCGTCGGCGGACGTGTCGCTCGCGCCGGGACCGCACGAGACGTTCTGCCTGTCGGCGCTCGAGTCGCTGGCGGCGGGCACCCCGGTGGTCGCGTCACAGTCGTCGGCTCTCGCCGAGATCATCACACCGGGCTGCGGCGCGCTCGCCCGCGACCGCGGTCCGGCGTTCGCAGACGCGGTCAGCGGTGTTCTCGAGATCCCCTCGCGGACGCGCCGGGCGTCGGCGCGGCGGCGGGCCGAGGACTTCGGCTGGGCCGAATCCGTCGACGGAATGCTCGCCGTGCTCGAGGGAACCGGTCCGCCCTGCCCGGCCTAG
- a CDS encoding SpoIID/LytB domain-containing protein: protein MAKTEFGVRAGRPAWTRRRRYIAGPPAPRGFRAKLLRASALGIAPVLVVGAVTGVVVHLRSSGQEVRETVASDTPFTLSGHGNGHGRGMGQWGAYGYAKDQGWAAERILGHYYGGTTLGTLADAQISVRLQARDDQPLDVYSDAGAVVAGKPVGPGEAVHLTPTADGGANVVVTSGCAGDVLWQDATDHPWVDPIDLAPDRPVTEHLKLCAGDTPYRGALGVALDGAAMRTVNVLDMDDYLLGVVPAEAKADWADTGGAEALRAQAVAARSYAAAENREEYAKTCDTQSCQVYGGSAKEDPRTTDAVRSTKGMILTKDNKAVAAEFSSSTGGYTAGGEFPAVEDQGDTVSPNHDWTVTLTAGDIASAFNVGDLESFEVITRNNFGVDGGRVTGVKVVGSSGTAEATGAEARAKLKLKSDWFAVGDGLGVPAPPAAPEVPESTLASAGEDHDTVGTTEGSPIAEKYKELGGVNSTLGAPVGPEMMLPSEAGKFRMFTNGTIIWTKKLGAQVIDASVLREWLPTGGS, encoded by the coding sequence ATGGCGAAGACCGAATTCGGGGTTCGTGCAGGTAGACCTGCCTGGACCCGCAGGAGGCGGTACATCGCGGGCCCTCCCGCCCCGCGCGGATTCAGGGCCAAACTCCTGCGCGCGTCGGCTCTCGGCATCGCGCCCGTCCTCGTGGTCGGCGCCGTTACCGGCGTCGTCGTCCATCTGCGCTCCTCCGGTCAGGAGGTCCGGGAAACCGTTGCGTCCGACACGCCGTTCACGCTGTCCGGGCACGGCAACGGCCACGGCCGCGGGATGGGCCAGTGGGGCGCCTACGGGTACGCGAAGGATCAGGGCTGGGCAGCCGAGCGCATCCTCGGCCACTACTACGGCGGGACCACGCTCGGCACCCTCGCCGACGCCCAGATCAGCGTCCGCCTGCAGGCGCGGGACGATCAGCCGCTCGACGTCTACTCCGATGCCGGCGCGGTCGTCGCCGGCAAACCCGTCGGACCGGGGGAGGCCGTCCACCTGACGCCCACCGCCGACGGCGGCGCCAACGTCGTGGTCACCAGCGGATGCGCCGGCGACGTCCTGTGGCAGGACGCCACCGACCACCCGTGGGTCGACCCGATCGACCTGGCCCCGGACCGTCCGGTCACCGAGCACCTCAAGCTGTGCGCCGGCGACACCCCCTACCGCGGCGCCCTCGGCGTCGCGCTCGACGGCGCCGCCATGCGCACAGTCAACGTCCTCGACATGGACGACTACCTGCTGGGCGTCGTGCCCGCCGAGGCGAAAGCGGACTGGGCCGATACCGGTGGGGCCGAGGCGCTTCGGGCGCAGGCCGTCGCGGCCCGCTCCTATGCCGCCGCCGAGAATCGTGAGGAGTACGCGAAGACCTGCGACACCCAGAGCTGCCAGGTGTACGGCGGGTCCGCGAAGGAAGATCCGCGGACCACCGACGCCGTCCGCTCCACCAAGGGCATGATCCTGACGAAGGACAACAAGGCGGTCGCGGCCGAGTTCTCCTCGTCCACAGGCGGATACACCGCGGGCGGCGAGTTCCCGGCCGTCGAGGACCAGGGCGACACGGTGTCGCCGAACCACGACTGGACGGTGACGCTGACCGCGGGCGACATCGCGTCCGCGTTCAATGTGGGAGACCTCGAATCGTTCGAGGTGATCACCCGCAACAACTTCGGGGTCGACGGCGGACGCGTCACCGGCGTGAAAGTGGTCGGATCGTCGGGTACCGCCGAGGCCACGGGCGCCGAGGCGCGAGCCAAGCTGAAACTCAAGTCCGACTGGTTCGCCGTCGGCGACGGACTCGGCGTCCCCGCGCCCCCGGCCGCACCCGAGGTACCCGAATCCACCCTCGCGTCCGCGGGTGAGGACCACGACACCGTCGGCACCACCGAGGGCTCGCCGATCGCGGAGAAGTACAAGGAACTCGGCGGCGTCAACAGCACGCTGGGAGCACCCGTCGGCCCGGAGATGATGCTGCCGTCCGAGGCGGGGAAGTTCCGGATGTTCACCAACGGAACCATCATCTGGACGAAGAAACTGGGCGCGCAGGTGATCGACGCCAGTGTGCTCCGCGAGTGGTTACCGACCGGCGGTAGCTAG
- a CDS encoding N-acetylmuramoyl-L-alanine amidase, producing the protein MPHRRPKPSIVLGAVAALAVASPVAVYGISSAPSDVRSTNETSNSAVSTEIAQVVLSQIPDIVIPLKELTGLNLPDVNIGDLRNLKIPPYLHIPSNLQLPGGIQIPNLQIPLKIPAPGDVSDPAILPPADQQPGAIVKELSRDTPFSMVALTSETLASAESKVRALQADGTWGQWVSPDMIDTRRTDKTASDGTVATEPVYVGLTRAIQILTPTSVPAPAGVPAPAAAPVPAPEAPAPAPAPAGAAPLGYTPAAVNTPLRQQPAQTGADDVTAVLIEPGSSPSDSTLSDIASPLDSGGPKVISRQQWGADESIRCQDPDYDDFIGGATVHHTAGANDYSKAESAEIVRAIYAYHAQTLGWCDIGYNALVDKYGQIFEGRAGGLDRPVQGAHAGGFNENTTGVAMMGDFSTEDPPQVTLDAVGKFLGWKLGKAGLDPLGETTMYSEGTEFTPYAQGEAVDLPVIFAHRDVGNTSCPGDAAYSHMDEIRQIAAANLSGGNASLASDAPAGEAPAPSGGPGTDASGHLGAGIPALVNELLRLTDPSPVAQKWVAEGGDTGRLGHAITGLLQAKAGNSGAEFTNGAVFTSPNGGVWAVLGQIFKTWQSLGADNGELGLPTSDEYTIPGGLRTDFENGSLIFNELTGIVTKVLKTYNDTYAETYKNGARVDAAAPVAPPADPAQVPPAPEPAPAPAPEPAPVPAG; encoded by the coding sequence TTGCCGCACCGTCGACCGAAGCCCTCGATCGTTCTCGGGGCTGTCGCCGCTCTGGCTGTCGCAAGTCCCGTCGCGGTCTACGGCATCAGTAGCGCACCCTCCGATGTCCGCTCCACGAACGAAACCTCCAACTCCGCAGTGTCCACCGAGATCGCGCAGGTCGTGCTGTCGCAGATCCCCGACATCGTGATTCCGCTGAAGGAACTGACCGGGCTGAACCTGCCCGACGTCAACATCGGCGACCTCCGCAACCTGAAGATCCCCCCGTACCTCCACATCCCGAGCAATCTGCAGCTGCCCGGGGGAATCCAGATCCCGAACCTGCAGATCCCGCTGAAGATCCCCGCCCCGGGCGACGTCTCCGATCCCGCGATCCTGCCGCCCGCCGATCAGCAGCCCGGCGCGATCGTCAAGGAACTGTCCCGTGACACCCCGTTCAGCATGGTGGCGCTCACCTCCGAGACGCTGGCGTCCGCGGAATCCAAGGTCCGCGCGCTGCAGGCCGACGGAACGTGGGGGCAGTGGGTCTCCCCTGACATGATCGACACCCGCCGCACCGACAAGACTGCGTCGGACGGCACGGTCGCGACCGAACCCGTGTACGTGGGGCTGACCAGGGCGATCCAAATCCTGACCCCCACCTCGGTGCCCGCGCCCGCCGGCGTGCCCGCACCCGCAGCGGCACCCGTCCCGGCCCCCGAGGCGCCCGCTCCCGCACCGGCGCCCGCCGGGGCCGCGCCGCTCGGCTACACCCCCGCCGCCGTCAACACCCCGCTGCGTCAGCAGCCGGCACAGACCGGTGCCGACGACGTCACCGCCGTGCTCATCGAACCCGGCAGCAGCCCGAGCGACTCCACCCTCAGCGACATCGCGAGCCCGCTCGACAGCGGCGGTCCCAAGGTCATCAGCCGCCAGCAGTGGGGTGCGGACGAGTCCATCCGCTGCCAGGACCCCGATTACGACGACTTCATCGGTGGTGCCACCGTGCACCACACCGCAGGCGCCAACGACTACTCGAAGGCCGAATCGGCCGAGATCGTCCGGGCAATCTACGCGTACCACGCGCAGACGCTCGGCTGGTGCGACATCGGCTACAACGCGCTGGTCGACAAATACGGCCAGATCTTCGAGGGTCGCGCCGGCGGTCTCGACCGTCCCGTCCAGGGCGCACACGCGGGCGGTTTCAACGAGAACACCACGGGCGTCGCGATGATGGGCGACTTCTCGACCGAGGATCCGCCGCAGGTCACCCTCGACGCCGTCGGCAAGTTCCTCGGCTGGAAGCTCGGCAAGGCCGGACTCGATCCGCTCGGCGAGACGACGATGTACTCCGAGGGCACCGAGTTCACCCCGTACGCGCAGGGTGAGGCCGTCGACCTGCCGGTGATCTTCGCGCACCGCGACGTCGGCAACACCTCCTGCCCGGGCGATGCCGCGTACTCACACATGGACGAGATCCGGCAGATCGCGGCGGCCAACCTCAGCGGCGGCAACGCCTCCCTCGCCTCCGACGCACCCGCCGGTGAGGCTCCGGCACCGTCCGGCGGTCCCGGCACCGATGCCAGTGGCCACCTCGGTGCGGGAATCCCGGCCCTGGTCAACGAGCTGTTGCGGCTCACCGACCCGTCGCCGGTCGCGCAGAAGTGGGTCGCGGAGGGCGGCGACACCGGCCGGCTCGGCCATGCCATCACCGGACTGCTGCAGGCCAAGGCGGGGAACTCGGGCGCAGAGTTCACCAACGGCGCCGTCTTCACCTCGCCCAACGGCGGTGTGTGGGCGGTCCTCGGTCAGATCTTCAAGACGTGGCAGAGTCTCGGCGCCGACAACGGCGAACTGGGTCTGCCGACCAGTGACGAGTACACGATCCCGGGCGGTCTGCGCACCGACTTCGAGAACGGTTCGCTGATCTTCAACGAGCTCACCGGCATCGTCACGAAGGTTCTGAAGACGTACAACGACACGTATGCGGAGACCTACAAGAACGGGGCCCGGGTGGATGCCGCGGCACCCGTCGCACCGCCCGCGGACCCGGCGCAGGTTCCGCCGGCTCCGGAACCCGCTCCCGCGCCTGCCCCGGAGCCCGCTCCGGTTCCGGCCGGCTGA
- a CDS encoding HAD family hydrolase, whose amino-acid sequence MSPDRPSLVASDVDGTLIGEDERVSARTRDAVASVVASGTPFVLATGRPPRWIHPVVEGLGYAPLAVCANGAVIYDSDSDRVLSAETLDVDTLTWLSELALDVLPGAGLAAERVGVSAHDAATPQFVSSPGYQHAWLNPDNTEMSEDEVVAAPAVKLLIRVPGMSSQAMVDALAPHIGARADVTFSTDNGLIELSASGITKASGLALVAERLGVTASQIVAFGDMPNDIPMLNLAGRGVAVENAHPDAKAVADEVTATNWDDGVAKVLERWWS is encoded by the coding sequence GTGAGCCCAGACCGACCGAGCCTTGTAGCGTCCGATGTCGACGGCACCCTTATCGGGGAGGACGAGCGCGTCAGCGCCCGCACCCGGGACGCCGTCGCGTCGGTGGTCGCGTCGGGAACCCCGTTCGTGCTGGCCACCGGCCGGCCCCCGCGCTGGATCCATCCGGTGGTCGAGGGCCTCGGTTACGCGCCGCTCGCCGTCTGCGCCAACGGCGCCGTCATCTACGACAGCGACAGCGACCGCGTGCTCAGCGCCGAGACCCTCGACGTGGACACCCTCACGTGGCTGTCGGAGCTCGCGCTCGACGTGCTTCCCGGCGCCGGACTCGCGGCGGAGCGGGTGGGCGTCAGCGCTCACGACGCGGCGACACCGCAGTTCGTGAGTTCCCCCGGATACCAGCACGCCTGGCTCAACCCCGACAACACCGAGATGTCGGAGGACGAGGTGGTGGCGGCCCCGGCGGTGAAGCTGCTGATCCGGGTGCCGGGAATGTCGAGTCAGGCGATGGTGGACGCGCTGGCACCACACATCGGGGCTCGCGCGGACGTCACGTTCTCCACCGACAACGGGCTGATCGAACTGTCGGCGTCGGGGATCACGAAGGCGTCGGGTCTCGCGCTCGTGGCGGAACGGCTCGGCGTCACGGCGTCGCAGATCGTGGCGTTCGGCGACATGCCCAACGACATTCCGATGCTGAACCTCGCGGGCCGAGGTGTCGCGGTCGAGAACGCGCATCCCGACGCCAAGGCGGTCGCCGACGAGGTCACCGCCACCAACTGGGACGACGGGGTCGCGAAAGTACTCGAGCGCTGGTGGTCCTGA
- a CDS encoding 1-acyl-sn-glycerol-3-phosphate acyltransferase, protein MEPVYTAVESTARALSLFQGLRITRVGLENIPAEGGAVLAVNHTGYLDFVQLALAVGAVDRKLRLMAKAELANNKVVAFLMRGCGVIPVDRTAGAGAYLAAVERLREGELVGVYPEATISRSFEIKELKSGAARMAIDAQVPIVPVIVWGAQRIATKGQPRHLGRHRFPVTVEVGTPIAPHEPAEALTETLHRHMDAILRRVQNGFDHPAGAYWVPRRLGGTAPTVEEATEMDRREAEQRGAG, encoded by the coding sequence GTGGAGCCTGTCTATACGGCGGTCGAGTCGACGGCTCGGGCGTTGTCCCTGTTCCAGGGGTTGCGGATCACGCGGGTCGGCCTGGAAAACATCCCGGCCGAGGGTGGTGCGGTGCTCGCGGTCAACCACACCGGGTACCTGGACTTCGTCCAGTTGGCGCTCGCGGTCGGTGCGGTCGACCGCAAGCTGCGGCTGATGGCGAAGGCCGAACTCGCGAACAACAAGGTGGTGGCGTTTCTCATGCGCGGGTGCGGGGTGATCCCCGTCGACCGGACGGCGGGCGCCGGTGCGTACCTGGCCGCCGTGGAGCGGCTGCGCGAGGGCGAATTGGTGGGCGTGTATCCGGAGGCGACCATCAGCCGCAGCTTCGAGATCAAGGAACTGAAGTCGGGTGCGGCGCGCATGGCGATCGACGCGCAGGTGCCGATCGTGCCCGTCATCGTGTGGGGTGCTCAGCGGATCGCCACCAAGGGGCAGCCGAGACATTTAGGGCGGCATCGGTTCCCGGTGACCGTCGAGGTCGGCACGCCGATCGCGCCGCACGAACCGGCCGAAGCCCTCACCGAGACCCTGCACAGGCACATGGACGCGATCCTGCGCCGGGTGCAGAACGGATTCGACCATCCGGCGGGCGCCTACTGGGTGCCCCGACGTCTCGGCGGCACCGCGCCGACCGTCGAGGAGGCCACCGAGATGGACCGCCGTGAGGCCGAGCAACGCGGGGCGGGGTAA
- a CDS encoding 1-acyl-sn-glycerol-3-phosphate acyltransferase — protein MEPVYRTVIGIARTVFALEGLKFTVKGDRHIPATGGAVIAINHTGYMDFTYAGLPARRVKRYVRFMAKKEVFDNKISGPIMRALKHIPVDRAAGADSYKAAVDFLRRGELVGVYPEATISRSFEIKDFKSGAARMAIEAGVPIVPVVIWGAQRVWTKGFPKRLGRTNTPISIAVGEPIQPFGPASELTEKLHATMKTMLADLQQGYEHPAGEYWVPARLGGSAPTLDEANKMDAADAEAKAASRKARETGS, from the coding sequence GTGGAACCCGTCTATCGCACCGTCATCGGCATCGCCCGCACCGTATTCGCCCTCGAGGGGCTGAAGTTCACTGTCAAGGGCGATCGGCACATTCCGGCGACGGGTGGGGCGGTGATCGCGATCAATCACACCGGCTACATGGACTTCACCTATGCCGGACTTCCGGCCCGCCGCGTCAAGCGGTACGTCCGCTTCATGGCGAAGAAGGAAGTGTTCGACAACAAGATCTCGGGCCCGATCATGCGCGCGCTCAAGCACATTCCGGTCGACCGGGCCGCCGGTGCGGATTCGTACAAGGCTGCTGTCGACTTCCTGCGTCGCGGTGAACTGGTGGGTGTGTACCCGGAGGCGACCATCAGCCGGAGCTTCGAGATCAAGGACTTCAAGTCGGGTGCCGCGCGCATGGCGATCGAGGCGGGCGTGCCGATCGTTCCGGTGGTCATCTGGGGTGCGCAGCGGGTGTGGACGAAGGGGTTCCCGAAGCGGCTGGGCCGCACGAACACTCCCATCTCGATCGCCGTCGGGGAGCCGATCCAGCCGTTCGGACCGGCGTCGGAGCTGACGGAGAAATTGCACGCCACGATGAAGACGATGCTCGCCGACCTCCAGCAGGGGTACGAGCACCCGGCCGGCGAGTACTGGGTGCCCGCCCGTCTGGGCGGCTCGGCACCGACGTTGGACGAAGCGAACAAGATGGATGCCGCCGACGCCGAGGCGAAGGCGGCGTCCCGCAAGGCGCGGGAGACCGGTAGCTAG